From one Thermodesulfobacteriota bacterium genomic stretch:
- a CDS encoding response regulator transcription factor — RMGAAGYLLKRSVTEELLLAIRAAARGETYLSPSVSRVLLDAVRQEGAEPKGQVVLERLTPRERQVLQLVAEGRSNSEIGRTLGVTKKTVEKHRASLVGKLGVKDLAGLIRIALKQGLIFLEE; from the coding sequence CGGATGGGGGCAGCCGGGTACCTGCTCAAGCGCTCGGTGACCGAGGAGCTCCTGCTGGCCATCCGGGCGGCCGCCCGGGGCGAGACCTACCTGAGCCCCTCGGTCTCCCGCGTGTTGCTGGACGCCGTGCGCCAGGAGGGTGCCGAGCCCAAGGGGCAGGTGGTGCTGGAGCGCCTCACGCCCCGGGAGCGCCAGGTGCTCCAGCTCGTGGCCGAGGGGCGCTCCAACAGCGAGATCGGGCGGACTCTGGGGGTGACCAAGAAGACCGTGGAGAAGCACCGGGCGAGCCTGGTGGGCAAGCTGGGGGTGAAAGACCTGGCCGGTCTCATCCGCATTGCCCTCAAGCAGGGGCTGATCTTTCTGGAGGAGTAG